The Streptomyces rimosus genomic interval GCCGTCCGGCGCTCCGGAGGGCCGCCGGTGGCCGTGCCGTCCGTACGGGTCCTGCTGCTCGCGGTGTCCCGGCCGGCTCTCACGCCCGTGCCGCCCCTCGTGTCCCTGCCGTCCCTCGTGCCCTTGCTGGCCCCGCGGGCCGTGCTGGCTCATGGCGGCGATCCAAGCCCACCGGGCGGGGGTCGGGCAAGGGGACGTGGCGGTCCTGGCGCGGCCCCGTGGGATCAGCCCGGCGTGTTGTCGAAGGGGGCCGTCAACTGGCGCAGCAGCCGGGCCAGTTCGCCGCGCTGCTGGTGCGACAGCTCGGCCAGGATCGCGCGCTCCTGGGTGAGCAGCCCGGCCAGCGACTCGTCCGCCGCCTCGCGCCCCTCCGGCGTCAGCCGCACCAGCACCCCGCGCCGGTCGCTGGGGTCGGGCAGCCGCTCGACCAGGCCCTTCTTCGCGAGCCTGTCGATGCGGTTGGTCATCGTGCCGGAGGTGACCAGGGTCTGCGTCAGGAGCGCGCCGGGGGAGAGCTGATACGGCGCCCCCGCGCGGCGCAGCGCGGTGAGCACGTCGAATTCCCAGGGCTCCAGGCCCACCTCGGAGAAGGCGAGGCGGCGGGCGCGGTCGAGGTGTCTGGCCAGCCTGCTGATGCGGCTGAGGACCTCAAGCGGTTCCACGTCGAGGTCCGGGCGCTCCCGGCGCCATGCTGCGACCAGTCGGTCGACCTCGTCCTCCATGGAGATCAGTGTAGTTGGTCTGTCGATGTGAAGTCTCTTGACGTCAAGATATATTTGCGTGGACTATTGGGCATCGTCGGCGAGGGCTCACGCTGTGCCCGCGTGGCCTGGACCAACCCTGTATCCGCTGAAGGGGTTCGAACATGCACGTCGCACCAACCTGGGATCCACAGCAGTACCTGCGCCACGCCGGACACCGCACGCGCCCGTTCCACGATCTGCTCGCCCGCATACCCGAGCTGCCCAACCGGAACCGCCCCGCCCGCATCGCCGACCTCGGCTGCGGCCCCGGCAACGTCACCGTCCAGCTCGCCGACCGCTGGCCCGACGCGCACATCACCGGCCTGGACAGCTCGGCGGAGATGCTCAAGGAGGCCGAGACCTACGCGGGCCCCACCCCCGGCGGCGGCCACCTCGACTTCGGGCCCGCCGACGCCACCCGCTGGCGCCCCGAGGAGCCGTTCGACCTGATCGTCTCCAACGCCGCGCTGCAATGGGTCCCCAACCACCCCGACTCCCTGCCCGCCTGGATCGACGGCCTCACCCCCGGCGGCACCCTCGCCTTCCAGGTCCCCGGCAACTTCACCGCGCCCAGCCACGCGCTGCTCGGCGAGCTGTGCGACGAACCCCAGTGGCGCGCCCGCCTCGCCGGCCACGGCCGCCGCTTCGTACACATCCTCGACCCCGCCGGCTACCTGGAACGCCTCACCGCGCTCGGCTGCGCCGTCGACGCCTGGGAGACGACCTACGTCCAGCTCCTCCAGGGCGAGGACCCGGTCCTGGACTGGGTCAAGGGCACCGCCCTGCGGCCCGTGCTGACCGCTCTGGAGGACGACCCGGCCGCCCGCGACGAATTCCTGTCCCAGTACCGCGACCTGCTCCGCAAGTCCTATCCACCCGGTCCGCACGGCACGGTCTTCCCGTTCCGGCGCATCTTCGTGGTGGCCCACAAGGAGCGATGACCCCTGAGGTGAGCCCATGATCACCGGCCTCGACCACGTCCAGCTCGCCGCCCCGCCGGGCAGCGAAGCCGCTCTGCGCGCGTTCTACGGGGGTGTGCTCGGGCTTCGGGAGATTCCGAAGCCGCCGTCGCTCACCGAACGTGGGGGATGTTGGTTCGAGGCCGGTGAGGGGCAGCTCCATCTGGGAATCGATCCCGATTTCCACCCTGCCCGCAAGGCCCACCCGGCCCTGCGCGTCGCCGGCCTCCGCGCGTACGCCCAGCGCCTCGCCGGCCAGGGGGTGCAGGTGAGCTGGAACGACGATCTTCCGGGCCACGACCGGTTCTACGCGTACGACCCGGTCGGCAACCGCCTGGAGTTCCTGGAGCGGCGCGGCGGCGGGTGACCGGGCCCTGGCCGGGCCGGTTCGGACCGGTTCAGGACCGGCGGTGGCCTATCAGCCGCGGCTTCGGCTCCAGGCCGTCCAGCCCGTGCCAGGCCAGATTGACCAGGTGGGCGGCCACCTCCGGCTTCTTCGGCTTACGGGCGTCCAGCCACCACTGGCCGGTCAGCGCGACCATGCCGACCAGGGCCTGCGCGTACAGCGGGGCCAGTTTCGGATCGAAGCCGCGCGCCTTGAACTCCAGGCCCAGGATGTCCTCGACCTGGGTGGCGATATCGCTGATCAGCGACGCGAAGGTGCCCGTGGACTGGGCGACGGGGGAGTCGCGGACCAGGATGCGGAAACCGTCCGTGTACGTCTCGATGTAGTCGAGCAGCGCGAACGCGGCCTGTTCGAGGAGCTCGCGGGGGTGTCCCGCGGTCAGCGCGCCGGTGACCATGTCCAGCAGCTGGCGCATCTCGCGGTCCACCACGACCGCGTACAGGCCCTCCTTGCCGCCGAAGTGCTCGTAGACGACCGGCTTGGAGACACCGGCCTTCGCCGCGATCTCCTCGACCGAGGTGCCCTCGAAGCCGCGCTCCGCGAAGAGGGTGCGACCGATGTCGAGCAGCTGCTCACGGCGCTCGGCGCCCGTCATCCGCACCCTGCGGGCACGCCGGGTGCCCGCGCCGGAGGGGGCCTTGCCCTGTTTGTCGTTCACGCTGCTGCCGTCGATCGCCACCCGTCCATCATGCCTTCCCCGGCCACCGCCCCCCGGCCGCCCCGCTCGCGGCCCCGTCCAGGCGCTTGGCGTCGAGACGGGAGGCGTTCGGCCAGCGCACGTCGTACGCCCAGCCGGCCTTCTCGAACCAGCGGATCAGCCGGGCGCTGGAATCCAGCTGTCCCCGCAGCACGCCGTGCCGCGCGCACGTCGGGTCGGCGTGGTGCAGGTTGTGCCAGGACTCGCCGCACGAGAGCACCGCCAGCCACCAGACGTTGCCGGACCGGTCGCGGGACTTGAAGGGCCGCTTGCCGACCGCGTGGCAGATGGAGTTGATCGACCAGGTGACGTGGTGGAGCAGCGCGACGCGCACCAGGGAGCCCCAGAAGAACGCGGTGAGCGCGCCCTGCCAGGACAGCGTGACCAGGCCGCCGATCACGGGCGGGGCGAGCAGCGAGACGACCGTCCACAGGACGAACTGGCGGGAGACGCGGCGGATCGCGTCGTCCTTGATCAGGTCCGGCGCGTACTTGTGCTGCGGGGTCTGCTCCTCGTCGAACATCCACCCGACGTGCGCCCACCACAGGCCCTTCATGAGCGCCGGCACCGTCTCGCCGAACCGCCAGGGCGAGTGCGGGTCACCCTCCGCGTCGGAGAACTTGTGGTGCTTGCGGTGGTCCGCCACCCAGCGCACCAGCGGCCCCTCCACCGCCATCGACCCCATGATCGCGAGCGCGATGCGCAGCGGGCGCTTCGCCTTGAAGGCGCCGTGGGTGAAGTACCGGTGGAAGCCGATCGTGATGCCGTGGCAGCCGATGAAGTACATCGCCGCCAGCAGCGCCAGATCGAGCCAGCTCACCCCCCAGCCCCAGGCCAGCGGCACCGCGGCCACCAGCGCCAGGAAGGGCACGGTGATGAACAGCAGCAGGGTGATCTGTTCGACCGAGCGTTTGCTGTCGCCGCCGAGCGTCGCGGACGGCAGCGGGATTCCGGTTTCGGCTGCTTTGGGGGTTTCTTCGATGACTTCGGGGCTAGCGGTCATATGGCGTCCCTCGTCGGGGGCTCGGGGGCACGGCTACGGCTACGGGACCGTAACCTACGGTCTCGTAAGTATGGCAGTGCCCCCGGCGCGGGCAAGGGTCCGACAGGTCGGTAACGAGTGACCGAATTGCGGCAGAACACGCCAGTCGAGCGGTGCAAGTTCCGTCACATCCGGTCATTGCGCAGGTGTGAGCGCCACCCGTGGCAGGTAGGTCCCACAGAACGGACAGGGTGATCCGCCGACCGCGCGGAGACCTATCCTGGGGAACGTCGGACAGCGCGGTCCGCGACCCTCCCCGCCCACCACCGGCAGGGAGTACCCCCTGCAAGCCCGGACGTGCTCAGATCACGAAGATCACTGCAAGGAGCCGCACCTGTGAGCAGTGCCGACATCACCCCCGCCGCGAACGACGAGCGCACCGCCACCCCGGCCGCCGCCGACGCCGCCCGCGACAACGGGCCCCTGCGCGCCGACATCCGCCGCCTCGGCGACCTCCTCGGCGAGACCCTCGTCCGCCAGGAAGGCCAGGAGCTGCTCGACCTCGTCGAACAGGTGCGCGCCCTGACCCGCTCCGACGGCGAGGCCGCCGCCCGGCTCCTCGGCGACACCGACCTGGCCACCGCCGCCAAGCTGGTCCGCGCCTTCTCCACCTACTTCCACCTCGCCAACGTCACCGAGCAGGTCCACCGCGGCCGCGAACTGCGCGCCAGGCGCGCCGCCGAAGGCGGCATCCTCGCCCGCACCGCCGACATGCTCAAGGACGCCGACCCCGAGCACCTGCGCGCCACCGCCGCCAACCTTGGCGTCCGCCCCGTCTTCACCGCCCACCCCACCGAGGCCGCCCGCCGCTCCGTCCTCACCAAGCTCCGCAAGGTCGCCGAACTCCTCGACCGCACGGACGCCACCGAACGCCGCCGCGCCGACCTCCGCCTCGCCGAGAACATCGACCTCATCTGGCAGACCGATGAACTGCGCGTCGCCCGCCCCGAGCCCACCGACGAGGCCCGCAACGCCATCTACTACCTCGACGAACTCGGCCGCGGCGCCGTCGGCGACGTCCTGGAGGACCTCGCCGCCGAACTGGAACGCGCCGGCACCGAGCTGCCCCCCGGCACCCGCCCGCTGACCTTCGGCACCTGGATCGGCGGCGACCGCGACGGCAACCCCAACGTCACCCCCCAGGTCACCTGGGACGTGCTGATCCTCCAGCACGAACACGGCATCACCGACGCCCTCGAACACATCGACGAGCTGCGCGGCGCCCTGTCCAACTCCATCCGCAACTGCGGCGCCACCGAAGAACTCCTCGCCTCCCTCCAGCAGGACCTCGACGCGCTCCCCGAGATCAGCCCCCGCTACAAGCGGCTGAACGCCGAGGAGCCCTACCGCCTCAAGGCCACCTGCATCCGCCAGAAGCTCGTCAACACCCGCGAACGCCTGGCCAACGACACCCCGCACGTCCCCGGCCGCGACTACCTCGGCACCGAGGGACTCATCGAGGACCTCACC includes:
- a CDS encoding MarR family winged helix-turn-helix transcriptional regulator, giving the protein MEDEVDRLVAAWRRERPDLDVEPLEVLSRISRLARHLDRARRLAFSEVGLEPWEFDVLTALRRAGAPYQLSPGALLTQTLVTSGTMTNRIDRLAKKGLVERLPDPSDRRGVLVRLTPEGREAADESLAGLLTQERAILAELSHQQRGELARLLRQLTAPFDNTPG
- a CDS encoding trans-aconitate 2-methyltransferase; this encodes MHVAPTWDPQQYLRHAGHRTRPFHDLLARIPELPNRNRPARIADLGCGPGNVTVQLADRWPDAHITGLDSSAEMLKEAETYAGPTPGGGHLDFGPADATRWRPEEPFDLIVSNAALQWVPNHPDSLPAWIDGLTPGGTLAFQVPGNFTAPSHALLGELCDEPQWRARLAGHGRRFVHILDPAGYLERLTALGCAVDAWETTYVQLLQGEDPVLDWVKGTALRPVLTALEDDPAARDEFLSQYRDLLRKSYPPGPHGTVFPFRRIFVVAHKER
- a CDS encoding VOC family protein, which produces MITGLDHVQLAAPPGSEAALRAFYGGVLGLREIPKPPSLTERGGCWFEAGEGQLHLGIDPDFHPARKAHPALRVAGLRAYAQRLAGQGVQVSWNDDLPGHDRFYAYDPVGNRLEFLERRGGG
- a CDS encoding TetR/AcrR family transcriptional regulator, whose protein sequence is MAIDGSSVNDKQGKAPSGAGTRRARRVRMTGAERREQLLDIGRTLFAERGFEGTSVEEIAAKAGVSKPVVYEHFGGKEGLYAVVVDREMRQLLDMVTGALTAGHPRELLEQAAFALLDYIETYTDGFRILVRDSPVAQSTGTFASLISDIATQVEDILGLEFKARGFDPKLAPLYAQALVGMVALTGQWWLDARKPKKPEVAAHLVNLAWHGLDGLEPKPRLIGHRRS
- a CDS encoding acyl-CoA desaturase produces the protein MTASPEVIEETPKAAETGIPLPSATLGGDSKRSVEQITLLLFITVPFLALVAAVPLAWGWGVSWLDLALLAAMYFIGCHGITIGFHRYFTHGAFKAKRPLRIALAIMGSMAVEGPLVRWVADHRKHHKFSDAEGDPHSPWRFGETVPALMKGLWWAHVGWMFDEEQTPQHKYAPDLIKDDAIRRVSRQFVLWTVVSLLAPPVIGGLVTLSWQGALTAFFWGSLVRVALLHHVTWSINSICHAVGKRPFKSRDRSGNVWWLAVLSCGESWHNLHHADPTCARHGVLRGQLDSSARLIRWFEKAGWAYDVRWPNASRLDAKRLDGAASGAAGGRWPGKA